A stretch of Flavobacterium sp. N1994 DNA encodes these proteins:
- a CDS encoding RDD family protein: MSLSNKKQYQVTDEVLASIGQRFLNYLLDMIMQLLLIMVFAIIASIVAGLFGNKSVVTFFATIDKNTIALYTICYAIALIYYNFFEIVFARTIGKFITQTVVVDANGEKPHQETILIRSLCRLIPFDPLSLLVSQTRAWHDTLSKTYVVDKKALEQAKRKFYTAQETTTEE; encoded by the coding sequence ATGAGCCTAAGCAATAAAAAGCAATACCAAGTAACCGATGAGGTTTTGGCGTCTATAGGACAACGATTTTTGAATTATCTTTTAGATATGATTATGCAGCTACTTTTAATAATGGTATTTGCAATAATAGCTTCTATAGTAGCTGGTTTATTTGGCAATAAAAGTGTAGTAACTTTTTTTGCTACTATAGATAAAAATACTATTGCGCTTTATACTATTTGCTATGCTATCGCCTTAATATATTATAATTTCTTTGAAATTGTATTCGCCAGAACCATTGGTAAATTCATAACTCAAACCGTAGTCGTTGATGCTAATGGCGAAAAACCCCATCAGGAAACGATTTTAATACGGTCTTTATGCCGCTTAATTCCTTTTGATCCCTTGTCATTATTGGTTTCGCAAACAAGAGCTTGGCACGATACCCTCTCTAAAACCTATGTAGTGGATAAAAAAGCGCTAGAACAAGCTAAACGAAAGTTTTACACAGCACAAGAAACAACAACCGAAGAATAA
- a CDS encoding ribonucleoside-diphosphate reductase subunit alpha has protein sequence MYVVKRDGHKEPVMFDKITDRIKKLCYGLNDLVDAVKVTMRVIEGLYDGVTTSELDNLAAETAASMTIAHPDYAQLAARIAISNLHKNTNKSFSETMKEMYFYVNPRTNQKAPLLSQEVHEAIQANAEFLNSHIIYNRDFNYDYFGFKTLERSYLLKINGKIVERPQHMLMRVAVGIHLNDMESVIETYDLMSKKFFTHATPTLFNAGTPKPQMSSCFLLTMKDDSIDGIYDTLKQTAKISQSAGGIGLSIHNVRATGSYIRGTNGTSNGIVPMLRVFNDTARYVDQGGGKRKGSFAIYLETWHADIFEFLDLKKNTGKEEMRARDLFFAMWTSDLFMKRVQEDTHWTLMCPNECPGLCDVYGDEFEALYTSYEEQGKGRKTVKARELWEKILESQIETGTPYMLYKDAANRKSNQKNLGVIRSSNLCTEIMEYTSADEIAVCNLASISLPMFVENGEFNHQLLYNVTKRVTRNLNKVIDRNYYPVKEAENSNLRHRPVGLGVQGLADAFILLRMPFTSDEAKKLNQEIFETMYFAAVTASMEEAKTEGPYSSFKGSPISEGLFQHNLWNIKDEELSGRWDWAALRKEVMKHGVRNSLLMAPMPTASTSQILGNNEAFEPYTSNIYTRRVLSGEFIVVNKHLLEDLVKRGLWNEDLKQQLMRNNGSVQDLDIPEDLKELYKTVWEMSMKDIIDMSRHRGYFIDQSQSLNLFMQDANYAKLTSMHFYAWQSGLKTGMYYLRTKAAVDAIKFTLNNDKKAEPTAQVPEPVAVEVVKPTENGEMTAEDFAAMVERARNAGPDDCEMCGS, from the coding sequence ATGTATGTAGTAAAAAGAGACGGTCACAAAGAGCCGGTAATGTTCGATAAAATCACGGACAGAATTAAAAAATTATGTTACGGATTAAACGATTTAGTGGATGCTGTAAAAGTAACCATGCGTGTAATCGAAGGATTGTATGACGGTGTAACTACTTCAGAACTTGACAACTTAGCAGCAGAAACTGCCGCTTCCATGACCATTGCTCACCCAGATTATGCTCAATTAGCAGCGCGTATCGCGATTTCTAACTTGCATAAAAACACCAATAAATCCTTCTCGGAAACCATGAAAGAAATGTACTTTTATGTGAATCCAAGAACCAATCAAAAAGCGCCGTTACTGTCCCAAGAAGTACACGAAGCTATTCAGGCCAATGCTGAATTTTTAAATTCTCACATCATTTACAACCGTGATTTTAACTACGATTACTTTGGTTTCAAAACCTTAGAGCGTTCGTATTTGCTAAAAATCAATGGTAAGATTGTAGAGCGTCCTCAACACATGTTAATGCGTGTAGCGGTTGGAATTCACTTAAACGACATGGAATCGGTAATCGAAACTTACGATTTGATGTCAAAAAAATTCTTCACACACGCTACGCCAACGTTGTTCAACGCAGGTACGCCAAAACCACAAATGTCTTCGTGCTTTTTATTAACCATGAAAGACGACAGCATCGACGGAATTTACGACACCCTAAAACAAACCGCAAAAATCTCGCAATCAGCAGGTGGAATTGGATTATCAATCCACAACGTTCGTGCAACAGGTTCTTATATTCGCGGAACTAACGGAACTTCAAATGGAATTGTTCCGATGTTGAGAGTTTTCAATGACACAGCACGTTATGTAGATCAAGGCGGCGGAAAACGTAAAGGAAGTTTCGCTATTTACTTAGAAACTTGGCATGCTGACATCTTCGAATTTTTAGATTTGAAAAAGAATACCGGAAAAGAAGAAATGCGTGCGCGTGATTTATTCTTCGCCATGTGGACCTCCGATTTATTCATGAAACGTGTTCAAGAAGACACGCACTGGACCTTAATGTGTCCAAATGAATGTCCAGGATTATGCGATGTTTACGGTGACGAATTCGAAGCATTATATACTTCTTATGAAGAGCAAGGCAAAGGAAGAAAAACGGTGAAGGCACGTGAACTTTGGGAGAAAATCTTAGAGTCACAAATCGAAACCGGAACGCCATACATGTTGTATAAAGACGCCGCGAACAGAAAATCAAACCAAAAGAATTTGGGTGTTATTCGTTCATCAAACCTATGTACCGAAATCATGGAGTACACTTCTGCAGACGAAATTGCAGTGTGTAACTTGGCTTCAATATCATTACCTATGTTTGTGGAAAATGGTGAATTCAATCACCAATTGTTATACAACGTTACCAAACGAGTAACACGCAACTTGAATAAGGTAATCGACAGAAATTACTATCCTGTAAAAGAAGCTGAAAACTCTAACCTTCGTCACCGTCCTGTTGGATTGGGTGTACAAGGTTTAGCCGATGCTTTCATTTTATTGAGAATGCCTTTCACCAGCGATGAAGCTAAGAAATTGAATCAGGAAATCTTCGAAACGATGTATTTCGCTGCCGTTACTGCTTCCATGGAAGAAGCCAAAACAGAAGGACCCTATTCTTCATTCAAAGGATCACCAATCTCTGAAGGATTGTTTCAACACAATCTTTGGAACATCAAAGACGAAGAATTATCAGGAAGATGGGATTGGGCAGCGTTAAGAAAAGAAGTGATGAAACACGGGGTGCGTAACTCTTTGTTAATGGCGCCAATGCCAACCGCTTCAACGTCACAAATTTTAGGAAACAACGAAGCTTTCGAACCGTATACTTCAAATATTTACACTCGTCGTGTATTATCAGGTGAATTCATTGTAGTAAACAAACACTTACTAGAAGACCTAGTAAAACGTGGACTTTGGAACGAAGATTTGAAACAACAATTAATGCGTAACAACGGTTCAGTTCAAGATTTAGATATTCCGGAAGACTTGAAAGAGTTGTACAAAACCGTTTGGGAAATGTCTATGAAAGACATCATCGATATGTCAAGACACAGAGGGTATTTCATTGACCAATCGCAATCGTTGAACTTGTTTATGCAGGATGCGAATTATGCGAAACTTACGTCAATGCATTTCTACGCTTGGCAAAGTGGTTTGAAAACAGGAATGTACTATTTGAGAACTAAAGCGGCGGTAGATGCCATCAAGTTCACTTTAAATAACGATAAAAAAGCAGAACCCACAGCGCAAGTTCCCGAGCCAGTAGCCGTTGAAGTTGTAAAGCCAACTGAAAACGGTGAAATGACAGCAGAAGATTTTGCCGCAATGGTAGAACGCGCAAGAAATGCAGGTCCAGATGATTGCGAAATGTGTGGGTCTTAG
- a CDS encoding GNAT family N-acetyltransferase — MFTLIRTTSDNEDFGHLVVQLDAYLAVLDGEDHAFYAQFNKSNLLKNALVCYEDGKVVGIGAYKEFEPKVAEMKRMYTLPEHRGKGIAKAILTELEHWAREEGYTKAILETGFMQIDAIGLYQKLGYIVIENFGQYKGVANSVCMEKHLK, encoded by the coding sequence ATGTTTACGCTTATAAGAACTACCTCTGATAACGAAGATTTTGGCCATTTGGTGGTTCAATTGGATGCCTATTTAGCAGTTCTTGACGGTGAAGATCATGCTTTTTATGCCCAATTCAATAAAAGCAATTTGTTGAAAAACGCTCTAGTTTGCTATGAAGATGGCAAAGTAGTGGGTATTGGTGCATACAAAGAATTTGAACCCAAAGTTGCTGAAATGAAACGCATGTATACCTTGCCAGAACACAGAGGCAAAGGAATTGCGAAAGCCATTTTAACCGAATTAGAACATTGGGCGAGAGAAGAAGGCTATACTAAAGCCATTCTGGAAACGGGCTTCATGCAAATAGACGCCATTGGTTTGTACCAAAAATTAGGATACATCGTGATTGAAAACTTTGGACAATACAAAGGTGTAGCCAATAGTGTTTGTATGGAGAAACATTTAAAATAA
- a CDS encoding deoxyguanosinetriphosphate triphosphohydrolase, protein MTWEQLLSLKRQGDTSKRLRIEQDDTRLGFEVDYDRIIFSSAFRSLQDKTQVIPLSKTDFVHTRLTHSLEVSVVGRSIGRLVGKKIIEKYPHLKEVHGYHMNDFGAIVAAAALAHDIGNPPFGHSGEKAIGEYFSIGKGQQYKDKLTDKQWQDLIDFEGNANGFSVLTSSRPGIEGSLRLSYATLGAFTKYPKESLPKKPTKNIADKKYGFFQSDKEFFKEVAEELGMISNKTGEDIGYERHPLAFLVEAADDICYTIIDFEDGINLGLVSEDFALEYLIKLVKDTIDAGKYQTLITKEDRISYLRALAIGNLINDAVRIFIENEEAILQGKFHFALTDKSKYKAQMDDIIKLSVKNIYQSREVIEKELSGYQIINNLLDKFITAYNNNHEGKATNYDKLLLKILPEKHHLEKESLYERLLHICHFISMLTDGKAVQLNQIVTA, encoded by the coding sequence ATGACCTGGGAACAACTTTTATCTCTAAAACGCCAAGGCGACACCAGCAAAAGATTACGAATAGAGCAAGATGATACGCGTCTCGGTTTCGAAGTCGATTATGACCGTATTATTTTTTCCTCAGCTTTTAGAAGTTTACAAGATAAAACCCAAGTTATCCCGCTTTCTAAAACCGATTTTGTCCATACGCGACTAACTCACAGTTTAGAAGTTTCCGTAGTAGGACGCTCCATCGGAAGATTAGTCGGGAAAAAAATCATTGAAAAATACCCTCATTTAAAAGAAGTTCACGGCTATCACATGAATGATTTCGGGGCAATTGTTGCAGCAGCAGCATTGGCGCATGATATTGGGAATCCACCTTTTGGACATTCTGGAGAAAAAGCAATTGGGGAATATTTCTCTATTGGGAAAGGACAACAATACAAAGACAAGTTAACCGATAAACAATGGCAGGATTTAATTGATTTTGAAGGGAATGCTAATGGGTTTTCGGTACTGACAAGTTCACGCCCTGGTATAGAAGGCAGTTTGCGTTTGTCTTATGCTACTTTGGGAGCGTTTACTAAATATCCTAAAGAAAGTTTACCCAAAAAGCCAACCAAGAATATAGCCGATAAAAAATACGGATTCTTCCAATCGGATAAGGAATTCTTCAAAGAAGTGGCTGAAGAGTTGGGAATGATTTCCAATAAAACAGGAGAAGATATTGGTTACGAGCGTCATCCCTTGGCATTTTTAGTCGAAGCGGCAGATGATATTTGTTACACAATAATCGATTTTGAAGACGGTATCAATCTAGGCTTAGTCTCGGAAGATTTTGCTTTGGAATACTTAATCAAATTAGTCAAAGACACCATTGATGCTGGGAAATACCAAACATTAATCACCAAAGAAGACCGCATCAGTTATTTGCGTGCGTTGGCTATTGGAAACCTGATTAACGATGCTGTTCGAATCTTCATAGAAAACGAAGAAGCTATTCTGCAAGGAAAATTCCATTTTGCTCTAACGGATAAAAGCAAGTACAAAGCCCAAATGGACGATATCATCAAGTTGAGCGTAAAGAACATTTACCAAAGTCGGGAAGTGATTGAAAAAGAATTGTCGGGCTACCAAATCATCAATAATTTATTAGACAAATTTATCACGGCTTACAACAATAACCACGAAGGGAAAGCTACGAATTACGACAAATTACTTCTGAAAATTTTACCCGAGAAACATCATCTAGAAAAAGAAAGTTTGTACGAACGTTTGCTTCACATTTGTCATTTCATCTCCATGCTAACCGATGGAAAAGCGGTCCAGTTGAACCAAATCGTAACGGCTTAA